In Lacerta agilis isolate rLacAgi1 chromosome 1, rLacAgi1.pri, whole genome shotgun sequence, the following proteins share a genomic window:
- the LOC117051848 gene encoding olfactory receptor 1013-like, translating into MEGGNHTTVTEFILLGFTTNPKLQLILFVVFLIIYIASLAGNIALIVLICSSSHLHTPMYFFIGNLSFLDLWYSSVYTPKILVNCISEDKSISFGGCASQFFFSAALAYSECYLLAAMAYDRYVAIAKPLSYATAMSRKLCAALVALSYLGGFINATVLTSETFTLSFCDGNVIDDFFCDVPPLVKLSCDVTENYQTMLYVLLTLNIIAPSAFILASYAFILAAILRIRSTDGRRKAFSTCASHMTAVTLYYGSILFIYSRPSSSYALERDKWASTFYTVVFPMLNPLIYSLRNKDVKKAVKKLMTRRTDF; encoded by the coding sequence ATGGAAGGAGGAAATCACACCACAGTCACTGAATTCATCCTATTGGGATTCACAACAAATCCCAAACTGCAACTGATACTGTTTGTGGTGTTTCTCATAATTTATATAGCTAGTCTAGCCGGGAACATTGCACTCATTGTTCTCATCTGCAGCAGCTCTCACCTCCATACGCCCATGTATTTCTTCATTGGGAACCTTTCCTTCCTGGATCTGTGGTATTCCTCTGTATATACACCAAAGATCTTGGTGAACTGCATCTCTGAAGACAAGAGCATTTCCTTTGGTGGTTGTGCCTCCCAATTCTTCTTTTCAGCTGCCCTTGCCTATAGTGAGTGCTACCTTCTGGCAGCCATGGCCTATGACCGTTATGTGGCCATAGCTAAGCCACTGTCATATGCCACTGCCATGTCCAGAAAGCTGTGCGCAGCACTGGTGGCCCTCTCATATCTAGGGGGCTTCATCAATGCTACTGTCCTTACTAGTGAAACCTTCACATTGAGCTTCTGTGATGGCAATGTCATTGATGACTTCTTCTGTGACGTACCTCCTCTGGTGAAGCTTTCCTGTGATGTGACTGAGAATTACCAGACCATGCTGTACGTCCTCCTGACTTTAAACATCATTGCCCCCTCAGCCTTCATCCTTGCCTCTTATGCCTTTATCCTAGCAGCCATCTTGAGAATCCGCTCCACTGATGGCAGGCGCAAAGCCTTCTCCACATGTGCTTCCCACATGACAGCTGTCACCTTATACTATGGCTCCATCCTCTTCATTTACTCACGCCCAAGTTCCAGCTATGCTTTGGAGCGTGACAAATGGGCTTCCACATTCTACACAGTAGTCTTTCCCATGCTGAACCCCTTAATTTATAGCTTAAGGAACAAGGATGTGAAAAAGGCCGTGAAGAAGTTGATGACAAGAAGGACAGATTTCTAA
- the LOC117043300 gene encoding olfactory receptor 5AR1-like, with protein sequence MVNKNSTTVTEFILQGISNDPGMKVLFFVVFLIIYLVNVVGNVGMIILISLDSHLHNPMYFFLWHLSFCDICYSSAIAPRMLSDLISESWTISFPECTAQLYFFAAFLDAECYILAVMAYDRYVAICNPLLYSTAMSKSLCIRLLLGSYIAGTTNAIIHTTATFSLQFCSSNLINHFFCDVPPLLAITCSDTHINEILLFVFAGFLGMSSLSIILLSYIFILAAVLRMPSGRLKAFSTCGSHFTGVTLFYGTLIFMYLRPTSVYALDQDKWASVFYTVVIPMLNPLIYSLRNKDVKEAFRKLINKKLNSRIITEFCVCVCVCL encoded by the coding sequence ATGGTGAATAAAAACAGTACCACTGTCACCGAGTTCATTCTCCAGGGCATCTCAAACGATCCAGGTATGAAAGTCTTATTCTTTGTGGTATTCCTGATCATCTATCTGGTCAATGTTGTAGGAAACGTGGGCATGATCATCTTGATCTCACTTGATTCCCACCTTCACAATCCTATGTACTTCTTCCTCTGGCACCTGTCCTTCTGTGACATCTGCTACTCATCTGCCATTGCTCCCAGAATGCTGTCTGACTTGATatctgagagctggaccatctcCTTCCCTGAATGTACTGCCCAGCTCTACTTCTTTGCTGCCTTTCTGGATGCCGAGTGCTACATTTTAGCAGTGATGGCCTATGACCGCTATGTGGCCATCTGCAACCCATTGCTCTATTCCACTGCCATGTCCAAGTCCCTATGCATCCGGCTCCTACTTGGTTCATACATTGCTGGCACAACTAATGCCATAATACACACAACAGCCACCTTCAGCCTGCAGTTCTGCAGTTCCAACCTCATCAACCATTTCTTCTGTGATGTCCCTCCACTGCTGGCAATCACTTGTTCTGACACCCACATTAATGAGATTTTGCTTTTTGTATTTGCTGGCTTTCTTGGGATGAGCTCCCTCTCAATCATCCTTCTCTCTTACATCTTCATTTTAGCAGCTGTCCTGAGAATGCCATCGGGGAGGCTCAAAGCCTTCTCCACCTGTGGGTCCCACTTCACAGGGGTAACTTTATTTTATGGGACTTTGATTTTCATGTATCTCCGGCCCACTTCTGTCTATGCCTTGGATCAAGACAAATGGGCTTCTGTGTTCTACACAGTAGTGATCCCCATGCTCAATCCTCTGATCTACAGCTTGAGGAATAAAGATGTTAAGGAAGCTTTCAGGAAACTCATTAACAAGAAGCTGAATTCAAGAATTATtactgaattttgtgtgtgtgtatgtgtgtgtttgtga
- the LOC117061080 gene encoding olfactory receptor 5AR1-like produces MVNENSTTVTEFILQGISNDPGMKVLFFVAFLIIYLVNVVGNVVMIILISLDSHLHNPMYFFLWHLSFCDICYSSAIAPRMLSDLLSESRTISFPECTAQLYFFAAFVSAECYILAVMAYDRFVAICNPLLYSTAMSKSLCIRLLLGSYIAGTTNAMIHTTATFSLQFCSSNLINHFFCDVPPLLAIACSDTHINEILLFAFGGFVEMSSLSIILLSYIFILAAVLRMPSGSLKALSTCGSHFTGVTLFYGTMIFMYLRPTSVYALDQDKWASVFYTVVIPMLNPLIYSLRNKDVKEAFRKLINKKLNSVLN; encoded by the coding sequence ATGGTGAATGAAAACAGTACAACTGTCACCGAGTTCATTCTCCAGGGCATCTCAAACGATCCAGGTATGAAAGTCTTATTCTTTGTGGCATTCCTGATCATCTATCTGGTCAATGTTGTAGGAAACGTGGTCATGATCATCTTGATCTCACTTGATTCCCACCTTCACAATCCTATGTACTTCTTCCTCTGGCACCTGTCCTTCTGTGACATCTGCTACTCATCTGCCATTGCTCCCAGAATGCTGTCTGACTTGTTATCTGAGAGCAGGACCATCTCCTTCCCTGAATGTACTGCCCAGCTCTACTTCTTTGCTGCCTTTGTGAGTGCCGAGTGCTACATTTTAGCAGTGATGGCCTATGACCGCTTTGTGGCCATCTGCAACCCATTGCTCTATTCCACTGCCATGTCCAAGTCCCTCTGCATCCGGCTCCTACTTGGATCATACATTGCTGGCACAACAAATGCCATGATACACACAACAGCCACCTTCAGCCTGCAGTTCTGCAGTTCCAACCTCATCAACCATTTCTTTTGTGATGTTCCTCCACTGCTAGCAATCGCTTGTTCTGACACCCACATTAATGAGATTTTGCTTTTTGCATTTGGTGGCTTTGTTGAGATGAGCTCCCTCTCAATCATCCTTCTCTCTTACATCTTCATTTTAGCAGCTGTCCTGAGAATGCCCTCGGGGAGTCTCAAAGCCTTATCCACTTGTGGGTCCCACTTCACAGGGGTAACTTTATTTTATGGGACTATGATTTTCATGTATCTCCGGCCCACTTCTGTCTATGCCTTGGATCAAGACAAATGGGCTTCTGTGTTCTACACAGTAGTGATCCCCATGCTCAATCCTCTGATCTACAGCTTGAGGAATAAAGATGTTAAGGAAGCTTTCAGGAAACTCATTAACAAGAAGCTGAATTCTGTCTTAAactaa
- the LOC117043437 gene encoding olfactory receptor 1013-like has translation MYFFIGNLSFLDLWYSSVYTPKILVNCISEDKSISFGGCASQFFFSAALAYSECYLLAAMAYDRYVAIAKPLSYATTMSSKLCSALVALSYLGGFINATVLTSETFTLSFCDGNVIDDFFCDVAPLVKLSCGVTENYQTMLYVLLTLNIIAPSAFILASYAFILAAILRIRSTDGRRKAFSTCASHMTAVTLYYGSILFIYSRPSSSYALERDKWASTFYTVVFPMLNPLIYSLRNKDVKKAVKKLMTRRTDF, from the coding sequence ATGTATTTCTTCATTGGGAACCTTTCCTTCCTGGATCTGTGGTATTCCTCCGTCTATACGCCAAAGATCTTGGTGAACTGCATCTCTGAAGACAAGAGCATTTCCTTTGGTGGTTGTGCCTCCCAATTCTTCTTCTCAGCTGCCCTTGCCTATAGTGAATGCTACCTTCTGGCAGCCATGGCCTATGACCGTTATGTGGCCATTGCTAAGCCACTGTCATATGCCACTACCATGTCCAGTAAGCTGTGCTCAGCACTGGTGGCCCTCTCATATCTAGGGGGGTTCATCAATGCCACTGTCCTTACTAGTGAAACCTTCACATTGAGCTTCTGTGATGGCAATGTCATTGATGACTTCTTCTGTGACGTAGCTCCTCTGGTGAAGCTTTCCTGTGGTGTAACTGAGAATTACCAGACCATGCTGTACGTCCTCCTGACTTTAAACATCATTGCCCCCTCAGCCTTCATCCTTGCCTCTTATGCCTTTATCCTAGCAGCCATCTTGAGAATCCGCTCCACTGATGGCAGGCGCAAAGCCTTCTCCACATGTGCTTCCCACATGACAGCTGTCACCTTATACTATGGCTCCATCCTCTTCATTTACTCACGCCCAAGTTCCAGCTATGCTTTGGAGCGTGACAAATGGGCTTCCACATTCTACACAGTAGTCTTTCCCATGCTGAACCCCCTGATTTACAGCTTAAGGAACAAGGATGTGAAAAAGGCCGTGAAGAAGTTGATGACAAGAAGGACAGATTTCTAA
- the LOC117051858 gene encoding olfactory receptor 5AR1-like yields the protein MVNENSTTVTEFILQGISNDPGMKVLFFVVFLIIYLVNVVGNVGMIILISLDSHLHNPMYFFLWHLSFCDICYSSAIAPRMLSDLISESRTISFPECTAQFYFFAAFVSAECYILAVMAYDRFVAICNPLLYSTAMSKSLCIRLLLGSYIAGTTNAIMHTTATFSLQFCSSNLINHFFCDVPPLLAIACSDTHINEILLFVFAGFVEMSSLSIILLSYIFILAAVLRMPSGRLKAFSTCGSHFTGVTLFYGTVIFMYLRPTSVYALDQDKWASVFYTVVIPMLNPLIYSLRNKDVKKAFRKLINQKLNSVLN from the coding sequence ATGGTGAATGAAAACAGTACCACTGTCACCGAGTTCATTCTCCAGGGCATCTCAAATGATCCAGGTATGAAAGTCTTATTCTTTGTGGTATTCCTGATCATCTATCTGGTCAATGTTGTAGGAAACGTGGGCATGATCATCTTGATCTCACTTGATTCCCACCTTCACAATCCTATGTACTTCTTCCTCTGGCACCTGTCCTTCTGTGACATCTGCTACTCATCTGCCATTGCTCCCAGAATGCTGTCTGACTTGATATCTGAGAGCAGGACCATCTCCTTCCCTGAATGTACTGCCCAGTTCTACTTCTTTGCTGCCTTTGTGAGTGCCGAGTGCTACATTTTAGCAGTGATGGCCTATGACCGCTTTGTGGCCATCTGCAACCCATTGCTCTATTCCACTGCCATGTCCAAGTCCCTCTGCATCCGGCTCCTACTTGGATCATACATTGCTGGCACAACTAATGCCATAATGCACACAACAGCCACCTTCAGCCTCCAGTTCTGCAGTTCCAACCTCATCAACCATTTCTTCTGTGATGTTCCTCCACTGCTAGCAATCGCTTGTTCTGACACCCACATTAATGAGATTTTGCTTTTTGTATTTGCTGGCTTTGTTGAGATGAGCTCCCTCTCAATCATCCTTCTCTCTTACATCTTCATTTTAGCAGCTGTCCTGAGAATGCCCTCGGGGAGGCTCAAAGCCTTCTCCACCTGTGGGTCCCACTTCACAGGGGTAACTTTATTTTATGGGACTGTGATTTTCATGTATCTCCGGCCCACTTCTGTCTATGCCTTGGATCAAGACAAATGGGCTTCTGTGTTCTACACAGTAGTGATCCCCATGCTCAATCCTCTGATCTACAGCCTGAGGAACAAAGATGTTAAGAAAGCTTTCAGAAAACTCATTAACCAGAAGCTGAATTCTGTCTTAAACTAA
- the LOC117051864 gene encoding olfactory receptor 5AR1-like, which produces MVNENSTTVTEFILQGISNDPGMKVLFFVVFLIIYLVNVVGNVGMIILISLDSHLHNPMYFFLWHLSFCDICYSSAIAPRMLSDLLSESRTISFPECTAQFYFFAAFVDAECYILAVMAYDRYVAICNPLLYSTAMSKSLCIRLLLGSYIAGTTNAIIHTTATFSLQFCSSNLVNHFFCDVPPLLAIACSDTHINEILLFAFAGFVEMSSLSIILLSYIFILAAVLRMPSGRLKAFSTCGSHFTGVTLFYGTVIFMYLRPTSVYALDQDKWASVFYSVVIPMLNPLIYSLRNKDVNEAFRKLINQKLNSVLN; this is translated from the coding sequence ATGGTGAATGAAAACAGTACCACTGTCACCGAGTTCATTCTCCAGGGCATCTCAAATGATCCAGGTATGAAAGTCTTATTCTTTGTGGTATTCCTGATCATCTATCTGGTCAATGTTGTAGGAAACGTGGGCATGATCATCTTGATCTCACTTGATTCCCACCTTCACAATCCTATGTACTTCTTCCTCTGGCACCTGTCCTTCTGTGACATCTGCTACTCATCTGCCATTGCTCCCAGAATGCTGTCTGACTTGTTATCTGAGAGCAGGACCATCTCCTTCCCTGAATGTACTGCCCAGTTCTACTTCTTTGCTGCCTTTGTGGATGCCGAGTGCTACATTTTAGCAGTGATGGCCTATGACCGCTATGTGGCCATCTGCAACCCATTGCTCTATTCCACTGCCATGTCCAAGTCCCTCTGCATCCGGCTCCTACTTGGATCATACATTGCTGGCACAACTAATGCCATAATACACACAACAGCCACCTTCAGCCTGCAGTTCTGCAGTTCCAACCTCGTCAACCATTTCTTCTGTGATGTCCCTCCACTGCTGGCAATCGCTTGTTCTGACACCCACATTAATGagattttgctttttgcctttgcTGGCTTTGTTGAGATGAGCTCCCTCTCAATCATCCTTCTCTCTTACATCTTCATTTTAGCAGCTGTCCTAAGAATGCCCTCGGGGAGGCTCAAAGCCTTCTCCACCTGTGGGTCCCACTTCACAGGGGTAACTTTATTTTATGGGACTGTGATTTTCATGTATCTCCGGCCCACTTCTGTCTATGCCTTGGATCAAGACAAATGGGCTTCTGTGTTCTACTCAGTAGTGATCCCCATGCTCAATCCTCTGATCTACAGCCTGAGGAACAAAGATGTTAATGAAGCTTTCAGAAAACTCATTAACCAGAAGCTGAATTCTGTCTTAAACTAA